The Pirellulales bacterium genome includes a window with the following:
- a CDS encoding nucleotidyl transferase AbiEii/AbiGii toxin family protein, whose protein sequence is MRLFEHPDFEQAIIRAADYFGDQGLRPAIIEKDYYVTEALRLIAGAARDTIIFKGGTSLSKGWNLIQRFSEDIDIFLDPLAFDPPLGKKAIDRELKKLREIVASHPALSFVPEESRTIGGFGRSDRFSYPQRFGGPGEVTNRVLLEAGTASGREPTSIVELRSYLAQFLADSGTTLAIDDGDAFSMRLLHFRRTFVEKMFAIHSKVELFKRDRQPLGGYARHYYDLYQLAAEAEVLAMLRSSEYAAIKVDYDRVSREHFPKSYFHPDDMRFAVSDALFPPADLAAELAAEYETQCRILCYGHFPAWADVMARLEELRELL, encoded by the coding sequence GTGCGATTGTTTGAACATCCCGACTTTGAGCAGGCGATCATCCGCGCCGCCGACTATTTCGGCGACCAGGGCCTGCGGCCGGCGATCATCGAAAAGGATTACTATGTCACCGAGGCGCTTCGCCTCATCGCCGGCGCGGCCCGCGACACGATCATTTTCAAAGGCGGCACCAGCCTGTCGAAAGGCTGGAATCTTATCCAGCGGTTTTCCGAAGACATCGACATCTTCCTCGACCCGCTCGCCTTCGACCCGCCGTTAGGCAAAAAGGCCATCGACCGCGAGCTTAAGAAACTCCGCGAAATCGTCGCCTCGCATCCGGCGCTAAGCTTCGTTCCCGAGGAAAGCCGGACCATCGGCGGTTTCGGCCGCAGCGACCGCTTCTCCTACCCGCAGCGTTTCGGCGGCCCAGGCGAAGTGACCAACCGCGTGCTGTTGGAAGCCGGTACGGCGAGCGGCCGCGAGCCTACGAGCATCGTCGAGCTACGCTCGTATCTCGCCCAGTTCTTGGCCGACTCCGGCACCACGCTGGCAATCGACGACGGAGACGCGTTTTCGATGCGGCTGTTGCACTTTCGGCGCACGTTCGTCGAAAAGATGTTCGCCATCCATAGCAAGGTCGAGCTTTTCAAGCGCGACAGGCAACCGCTCGGCGGCTACGCCCGCCATTACTACGATCTGTATCAACTCGCGGCGGAGGCCGAAGTCTTGGCCATGCTGCGAAGTTCCGAGTACGCCGCGATCAAAGTCGATTACGATCGGGTTAGCCGCGAGCATTTTCCCAAGAGCTACTTCCATCCTGACGACATGCGTTTTGCTGTGAGCGATGCACTGTTCCCGCCAGCCGACTTGGCGGCGGAGTTGGCTGCCGAGTATGAGACGCAATGCCGCATCCTCTGCTACGGGCATTTTCCGGCTTGGGCCGACGTTATGGCGCGGCTTGAAGAACTGCGTGAGCTTTTGTGA
- a CDS encoding DUF6088 family protein, which translates to MKTIRTAAASRRVTGLVRQRIERGGERLWRYADFHELPFASVAQALSRLARAGEIQRLSKGIYYRPRQTAFGESRPNPAAIQKLASPRKAIFPSGIAAASLLGFTTQQPKRGEVATTALSLPRKLVGDKTVIHFRRPAAWANLSKTDAAMLDFLRRKAEPSELSPDDTVRRTLTLIDEGGRFERLLKAAHSEPPRVRAILGALGEQLGKRTNVLGRLRASLNPLSRFDFGRLAGLTYARKWQAKERHRRAIV; encoded by the coding sequence ATGAAAACCATTCGCACCGCAGCAGCCTCGCGTCGTGTCACGGGTTTGGTCCGCCAGCGGATCGAACGCGGAGGCGAACGCCTATGGCGCTACGCGGATTTTCACGAACTGCCATTCGCGTCCGTCGCCCAGGCGCTTTCCCGCCTGGCACGCGCCGGCGAAATTCAACGCCTCAGCAAAGGCATCTACTACCGGCCCCGTCAGACCGCTTTTGGCGAAAGTCGGCCCAACCCCGCCGCCATCCAGAAGCTTGCCAGCCCCCGCAAAGCCATCTTCCCGTCGGGAATCGCGGCGGCAAGTCTGCTTGGGTTCACCACCCAACAACCGAAGCGCGGCGAAGTCGCGACCACCGCGCTGAGCTTGCCGCGCAAACTCGTGGGCGACAAGACGGTGATCCATTTTCGCCGCCCTGCAGCATGGGCCAACCTCTCCAAGACCGACGCGGCCATGCTCGACTTTCTTCGCCGCAAAGCCGAGCCGAGCGAATTATCACCGGATGACACCGTCCGCCGAACGCTGACGCTGATCGACGAAGGGGGGCGCTTCGAGCGGCTGCTCAAAGCGGCGCACTCCGAACCGCCGCGTGTTCGGGCAATCCTCGGCGCGCTCGGCGAACAACTCGGCAAGAGAACCAACGTCCTCGGCCGCCTGCGGGCATCGCTGAATCCACTCTCCCGGTTTGACTTCGGCCGCCTGGCCGGGCTGACCTATGCCCGTAAATGGCAGGCAAAGGAGCGCCACCGCCGTGCGATTGTTTGA
- a CDS encoding ATP-binding protein, which translates to MSSPQIEEWLRTKEGEHLEFKEAKSNFHFEKLVKYCAALANEGGGSIVLGVTDRRPRKVVGSQAFADLERTKAGLIEKLRLRIDAQEIVRPDGRVLVFTAPSRPIGVPVAVDGAYWMRAGEDLAPMTPDMLRRIFDEAGPDFSAEICAKAAMADLDPAAIESLRRRWAKHSGNKALSKRPADKLLRDAELVLPGGVTYAALILLGSRAALGRFLAQAEVVFEYRSTPRPGPANQREEFRQAFFSFDDRVWELVDLRNDKQHFQERLVMHPVPTFSEIAVREALLNAVSHRDYRHPGSVFVRQFPRRIEIVSPGGFPPGITPDNILDQQSPRNRRIAETFARCGLIERSGQGADRIVEQCVRHGQPLPDYSRSDAHQVWLTLDGEIRDENFLKFLERVGDETLATLDPHDFLILGLIASGKRLPVELQPQVPKLLELGILDRTGRGKPLLSRKLSGATKGRSPDAQRRLDARAQNRARLLDHLESHAEDGRAMDDLLAEFPAVSRSTIKRLLDELRAEGLIHAVGAKRLARWFPGASEPIGPENSMTEPKTGHRKAKRR; encoded by the coding sequence ATGAGCAGCCCGCAAATCGAGGAATGGCTGAGAACAAAAGAAGGCGAACACCTTGAATTCAAGGAAGCCAAGAGCAACTTCCACTTCGAGAAGCTCGTCAAATACTGCGCCGCGCTCGCCAACGAGGGAGGCGGTTCCATCGTTCTCGGCGTGACTGACCGACGCCCGCGCAAGGTCGTTGGTAGCCAGGCGTTTGCCGACCTGGAGCGGACCAAGGCCGGATTGATCGAAAAACTCCGCCTTCGCATTGACGCCCAAGAAATCGTACGCCCGGACGGCCGCGTGCTGGTGTTCACGGCGCCGTCGCGGCCCATCGGCGTGCCTGTCGCCGTCGACGGAGCATATTGGATGCGCGCCGGCGAAGACCTGGCGCCGATGACGCCCGACATGCTGCGCCGCATCTTCGACGAGGCCGGCCCGGACTTCTCGGCCGAAATCTGCGCGAAAGCCGCGATGGCCGACCTCGATCCCGCCGCGATCGAATCGCTTCGTCGCCGTTGGGCCAAGCATTCCGGCAACAAGGCCTTGTCGAAGCGGCCGGCCGACAAACTGCTGCGAGACGCCGAGTTGGTCCTGCCCGGCGGCGTCACCTATGCCGCGCTCATTCTGCTAGGCAGCCGTGCGGCGCTCGGACGATTTCTGGCGCAGGCCGAAGTCGTCTTCGAGTATCGCTCGACGCCACGACCTGGCCCCGCCAATCAACGCGAGGAATTCCGCCAGGCTTTCTTCTCGTTCGACGACCGCGTTTGGGAACTCGTCGATCTGCGGAACGACAAGCAACACTTCCAGGAACGCCTCGTGATGCATCCTGTGCCCACCTTCAGCGAGATCGCAGTCCGCGAGGCACTTTTGAATGCGGTCAGTCACCGAGACTACCGTCATCCGGGGTCGGTGTTCGTGCGACAGTTTCCACGGCGCATTGAAATCGTCAGCCCCGGCGGCTTTCCGCCGGGCATCACGCCCGACAACATCCTCGACCAGCAGTCGCCGCGCAACCGCCGTATCGCCGAGACTTTTGCGCGTTGCGGCCTGATCGAGCGCTCGGGCCAAGGGGCCGATCGTATCGTGGAACAGTGCGTCCGCCACGGTCAGCCGTTGCCGGACTATTCACGGTCCGACGCTCATCAAGTTTGGCTCACGCTCGACGGCGAAATTCGCGACGAGAACTTCCTCAAGTTCTTGGAACGTGTCGGCGACGAAACGCTGGCAACGCTCGATCCGCACGACTTCCTGATACTGGGATTGATCGCATCGGGCAAGCGCCTGCCGGTCGAGTTGCAGCCGCAGGTGCCCAAACTGCTGGAACTCGGTATTCTGGATCGAACGGGCCGGGGAAAGCCGCTACTCTCTCGTAAGCTGAGCGGAGCCACCAAGGGGCGATCGCCCGACGCTCAAAGAAGGCTCGATGCGCGCGCACAGAATAGGGCTCGATTGCTTGACCACCTAGAGTCGCATGCCGAGGACGGCCGTGCGATGGACGACTTGCTTGCCGAGTTCCCGGCGGTCAGTCGCAGCACAATTAAGCGGCTCCTCGACGAGCTACGGGCCGAAGGTCTGATTCATGCCGTTGGAGCAAAACGCTTGGCACGCTGGTTTCCCGGTGCGAGCGAACCGATTGGCCCAGAGAATTCAATGACGGAGCCAAAAACGGGCCATAGAAAGGCGAAGCGGCGATGA
- a CDS encoding helix-turn-helix domain-containing protein, protein MRNNRAIDALLPKTRQGILAAMLIRPEKAWYVSELARRMGVPSSSLQRELHDLEKAGVLKTRRQGRMAYYQANTNSPVFPELRGLMLKTAGLVDVLADAIEPLARKLRIVFVYGSIAAGGERSDSDIDLMVIGNVSPLDLAVPLRNARELLGREINPTVYTPAEFAKKRAARDHFLTRVLEKPKLFVRGDKDELEKTAR, encoded by the coding sequence ATGCGTAACAACCGCGCCATCGATGCCCTGCTGCCGAAGACCCGTCAGGGAATCCTTGCGGCCATGCTGATCCGACCGGAGAAGGCGTGGTACGTGTCGGAGTTGGCGCGCCGCATGGGTGTTCCCTCATCGAGCCTCCAACGCGAACTACACGACCTGGAAAAAGCGGGGGTATTGAAAACGCGCCGGCAGGGGCGAATGGCCTACTATCAGGCCAACACCAATTCACCGGTGTTTCCCGAGCTTCGCGGCCTGATGCTGAAGACGGCCGGCCTGGTCGATGTGCTGGCCGATGCCATCGAGCCGCTTGCCCGCAAACTGCGGATCGTGTTCGTTTATGGCTCCATCGCCGCGGGTGGTGAGCGGAGCGACAGCGACATCGACCTGATGGTCATCGGCAACGTTTCGCCGCTGGACCTTGCGGTGCCGCTACGAAATGCCAGAGAATTGCTCGGCCGCGAGATCAATCCGACCGTTTACACGCCGGCGGAATTCGCCAAGAAGCGGGCGGCCAGGGACCACTTCCTGACGCGAGTGTTGGAGAAGCCGAAGCTGTTCGTGCGAGGCGATAAGGATGAGCTGGAAAAAACTGCTCGCTAA